Proteins co-encoded in one Flavobacterium fluviale genomic window:
- the mdh gene encoding malate dehydrogenase, producing the protein MKVTIVGAGNVGATCADVISYRGIASEVVLLDIKEGFAEGKALDITQCATNTGFNTKVSGVTNDYSKTAGSDVVVITSGIPRKPGMTREELIGINAGIVKTVAENVLKYSPDTIIVVVSNPMDTMTYLALKATGLPKNRIIGMGGALDSSRFRTYLSLALDKPANDISAMVIGGHGDTTMIPLTRLASYNGIPVSEFLSEEVLQKVAADTMVGGATLTGLLGTSAWYAPGASVAYLVDSILNDQKKMIACSVFVEGEYGQSDICIGVPCIIGKNGVEEILDINLNDQEKALFAKSADAVRSMNDALKTILV; encoded by the coding sequence ATGAAAGTTACCATTGTAGGAGCAGGAAATGTTGGAGCTACATGTGCTGATGTTATTTCTTATAGAGGAATTGCCAGCGAAGTAGTATTGTTGGATATTAAAGAAGGTTTTGCCGAAGGTAAAGCATTGGATATTACACAATGCGCGACAAATACTGGTTTTAATACTAAAGTATCTGGCGTTACCAACGATTATTCTAAAACTGCTGGAAGTGATGTAGTAGTAATTACATCAGGAATTCCAAGAAAACCAGGAATGACAAGAGAAGAATTAATTGGTATAAATGCAGGAATTGTTAAAACAGTTGCTGAAAATGTATTGAAATATTCTCCAGATACAATAATTGTTGTAGTTTCGAATCCGATGGACACTATGACTTATCTGGCTTTAAAAGCGACTGGTCTTCCAAAAAATAGAATTATAGGAATGGGTGGAGCTTTGGATAGTTCTCGTTTTAGAACGTATCTTTCATTGGCTTTAGATAAACCTGCAAATGATATTTCAGCAATGGTAATTGGAGGCCATGGTGATACAACCATGATTCCATTAACGCGTCTGGCTTCATATAACGGAATTCCAGTTTCAGAATTTCTTTCAGAAGAAGTATTACAAAAAGTAGCGGCAGATACTATGGTAGGAGGCGCAACGCTTACTGGTTTATTAGGAACTTCTGCTTGGTACGCACCTGGAGCTTCTGTAGCCTATTTAGTGGACAGTATCTTGAACGATCAAAAGAAAATGATCGCGTGTTCTGTTTTCGTAGAAGGAGAATATGGACAAAGCGATATCTGTATTGGGGTGCCATGTATAATTGGTAAAAATGGTGTAGAAGAAATTTTAGATATTAACTTAAATGATCAGGAAAAAGCATTATTTGCGAAAAGTGCAGATGCAGTTCGTAGTATGAATGATGCCTTAAAAACGATTTTAGTATAA